The nucleotide window TCCAAATTGAACGCCGCGTGGTTCGTCGAGATCACCACGCAGTCATACGAACCGAGTACTTCCTTCGACCAGGCGACGGACTCCTTGCCCGCCCAGTTCATGTGCTCACGGGTCTTTCCGACGACCGGCACATGCGGGTCGTGGAAATCCACCTGTGCGCCGAGTTCGAGGAAACGGTCCATCAGCTCGAAGGTCGGCGACTCGCGCATGTCATCGACGTTCGCCTTGTAGGCGAGGCCGAGCAGCAGCACGCGGCTGCCTTTCACCGCCTTGCCACGGGAATTGAGAGCCTCCATCGCACGATGGATCACGTACTTCGGCATCGAGCGGTTGATCTCGCCAGCCAGCTCGATGAAGCGGGTGTGTACGCCGTATTCGCGGGCTTTCCACGTCAGGTAGAACGGGTCGATCGGGATGCAATGGCCGCCGAGGCCGGGGCCGGGATAGAAAGGCGTGAAGCCGAAGGGCTTGGTCGAGGCAGCGCGGATCACCTCCCAAATGTCGATGTCCATCGCATCGGCGGCGACTTTCAGTTCGTTGACGAGGCCGATGTTCACCGCGCGGAAGATGTTCTCCAACAGCTTGGTCAACTCGGCCACCTTGCAGGAGCTGACCGGCACGACCTGTTCGAAAGCGGCGCTGTAGAGTGCCACGCCCGCATCGAGGCAGGCCGGAGTGATGCCGCCCACCACCTTCGGGATGTTGGTGGCGGAGAACTTCGGATTGCCCGGGTCCTCGCGCTCCGGCGAATAGACGACGAAGAGATTGGTGCCGACCTTGAAACCCGCGGCCTCCACCCGCGTCACCACTTCCTCATCGGTGGTGCCGGGATAAGTGGTGCTTTCCAAGCTGATCGCCTGGCCTTCGCGCAGGTGCGGGACCACGGATTCCAGCGTGTCCGTCACGTAGCTCAGATCCGGCTCGAAGTGGTGGTCGAGCGGAGTCGGCACGCAGAGGATGATCGCATCGCACTCGGAGACGCGGCGGAAATCGGTGGTGGCATCCAGCGTTCCTGCGGCGCGCGCTTCTTCGACATGCTCGCCCGGGATGTGCTTGATGTAGCTCTCGCCGCGATGGAGGGCCTCCGGTTTCTTCGGATCAATGTCGAAGCCGACGGCCTTGAATCCGGCGCGGGCGTAGGCGAGCACGAGCGGCAGGCCGACGTAACCGAGGCCGACGACGCCGACGACGGCGGTTTTGGCGGAAAGTTTCTGCTGGAGATTCATGCGCGTTCGCGGACGCCGAAGCGTTCGAGGAGCTTGGCGGCTTCGGTCAGGGCCATGCCGGTGACCTGGTCCATGTTGTAATAGCGGTAGGTGGCGAGCCGGCCGGTGAAGGTGGTGTTCTCCTCCCCGGCGGCGAGTGCCGCGTAGCGCTGGTAGAGTTCCTTCGCATCGGCGGCGGGGACGGGATAAAACGGTTCATCCCCCGGAGTCCACGCTTTTGGAAACTCCCGCACGATGGTGGTGGCGTCCGTCTGCTGGCCGGTGGCGTGCTTGATCTCCACGATGCGGGTGAAGGGCACGTCCGCCTCCGGGTAGTTCACCTGCATCGCGGGCTGCCAGAAGCCCTGCTTGCCGGAGATCGCCTCGCGTTCCACCAGCTCGTCCGCCGTGAAGCTCTCATGCTCGAAGCGCAGCGAGCGGTAGGGCAGCGGACCGTAGCAGCGGTCGAAGTATTCGTCGATCGGGCCGGTGTAAACGAGATGCGTGTAGCTCCAGCGGTTCTTCGCTTCCTCGAAATCCACGCCGAGGTGGAGTTCCGCACCGGGCGAGGATTCCAGCATGCGCTGGAACATGGCGGTGTAACCTTCACGCGGCAGGGCTTGGAATTCCTCGCGCAGATAGCGGTCATCGCGGTTGGTGCGGATCGGGATGCGCCCGCAGACGGAGGGATCGAGATCCCGCGGGTGGCGCTGCCATTGCTTGAGCGTGTAGCCCTCGAAGAACAGCTCGTAGAGATCGCGGCCGACCTGGGAGATGATGACCTCCTCGGAGTTCGCGGGCTTGTCGATCTTCTCGCGGTGCTCCTCCAGCCAGGTCTCGAACTCCGCCGTGGTGGCCGGGCGGCCGATCCATTCCTCGAAAGTGTTGAGGTTGATCGGAAAGCTCCAGTAGCGCCCGGCGGCGTGGCTCTTGATCGTATAGTCGACCGGATGCCAGTCGGTGAAGCGGCTGAGGTAGCCGACGATCCGCGGCGAGTTCGTCCGGAAATAGTGCGGGCCGTAGGGATGGATCAGCACGCCCGCCTCGTCCTTGCGATCATAGGCATTGCCGCCGAAGTGATCGCGCTTGTCCACGATCACGCATTTCCAGCCCGCGTTCGAGAGCTGCTCGGCCATCACCAGCCCGGAGAATCCGGCGCCGACGATGAGAAAATCGATGTGGGTTTTGTCCGCCACGACTCGCTCAGACGGTGGCCACCACTCCGCGGAAGTACTCGATGGTGCGGGCGATGCCGTCATCGAAAGACACCACCGGCTCCCAGTGCAGGACATCCTTGGCGCGGGCGATGTCCGGCTTGCGGACCTTCGGATCGTCCGGAGGCATCGGGCGGTTCTCCACCTCCAGTTCAATGTCGAAGTGGCGGGCGATGGCCTCGCCGAACTGGTAGATGGTCATCTCATGCGGGTTGCCGATGTTGACCGGATCGTTGGTGTTGCTGCGTGCGAGCTTCCAGATGCCCTCGACGAGGTCGGAAACGTAGCAGAACGAACGGGTCTGACCGCCACCGCCGAACATGGTCATCGGCTCGCCGCGGAGGGCCTGACCGATGAAAGCGGGGACCACGCGGCCGTCGTCCAGACGCATGCGCGGGCCGTAGGTGTTGAAGATGCGGACGATCTTGGTGTCCACCCCGTGGGCGCGGTGGTAGGCCATCGTCACGGCCTCGGCATAGCGCTTGGCTTCATCGTAGCAACTGCGCACGCCCACCGGGTTCACATTGCCCCAGTAGCCTTCCGGCTGCGGGTGGATCTCCGGATCGCCATAGACCTCCGAGGTGGAGGCCACGAGATAGGTCGCGCCTTTCACCCGTGCGAGTTCGAGGGCGTTGTGTGAGGCGTAGGAACCGGCCTTCAGCGTCTCCAGCGGGATCTTCACGTAGTCGATCGGGCTGGCCGGGGATGCCATGTGGAACACGAAATCGACCGGGCCTTCGATTTCGAAGGACTCTGACACGTCCTGCTCGATGAATTGGAAATCCGGGTTGCCGATGAGGTGCTCGATGTTGCGGCGGTGGCCGGTCACGAAATTGTCCAGCGCGATCACCTTCAGGCCATCCGCCAGCAGGCGCTCGACCAGATGGGAGGGGACGAATCCGGCACCGCCGGTCACAACAGCGGTCTTGCCGCGCAGGAGAGCTGAATCTTTGACACTCATGGAAAACGTGGGAAGCCTGACACGCTGCCGCCCTTGGTCGATCTTTTGCTCTTCGCAAAAGAAACCTGGGGCGCGGACTCAGGGAATGGACGGCTGCCGCTCCACTCGGAAAGGCGTTGGTCACCGACATCCACGGGCAATTCCGGACTTTGTTCAACAAAAAATGAACAAACCCAGCCACGCGATCGGGGAGGCTGAAAGGAGGAGGAAAAACCGGACACCCGAGACCCGCTCCGGATTTATTTGGCCAGTGGAAGCTGATTTCCTATCCCTACCGCGGATGTCACGGCTCACCCTATTCCTCCCTTTGATGGCTTTGGCGCTTGGCGGTTGCGGATTGGCCCCGAGCGGACCAGCGGAACGCAGTCACTGAAAGCTCGCATCCACATCCAATGCTCCACGTTTTGTTCATTTGCAGCCGCAACCGCTGGCGGAGTCCGACAGCCGAAGCGGTCTTCGCAGATCATCCGGGGATCGAATGCGCGTCAGCCGGTCTCAGCCGGGACGCGGAGAATCGCCTCGATTCCGAAACCGTAAAGTGGGCGGATTTGATTTTCGTCATGGAGCGCCATCATAAAGCCAAGCTCTCTTCCCAGTTCCGCAAAGAGCTGACGGAAAAGCGGGTCGTGTGCCTCGGCATTCCGGACCACTACCCGTTCATGGATCCACGGCTGGTGGAGATCCTGAAAACGAAGGTCGGGAAACTGCTATAATAGGATAGCCGGGGCGGGAAACCGGGATGACCAATCGTTCACGGCCTTGGCTTCCGCGGCATCAGGATCGCGAACAGATCCAGATCCACCACCTGCTCCTGACCAAGGAACTCCAGAAGAACCTTCACGCGCTCCGGAGCTGGAGCCACCGATACCACCGTACCTTTCATCCCCCGCAGCGGACCGGTGGCGACCTCCACTTCCTCTCCCTCCTCGATCACCGGGGCCACGGTCAGGACATCCCCTTCCGAGGTATCCCGCTCCGTGATCTCCGCCTGCAGCAGATCGACAAAACCCTGCGGCACCGGTGGAATCTGCCCGCCAAAGCGCACCAATCCCCGCACGCCCTGGCTGAAAGTCACCGCGCGCTCCAAGGCGGCGAGATCGAACTTCGCCAACAGGTAGCCCGGAAACAGCGGCTCGACCCACCAGATTTTCCCTCGGCGGGTGGCCTTGCGGTAGCGCAGGCGGGGGCAGAATACCTCCACCCCCTCCAATTCGCGCAGGTGTCCGGCGGCGATGTGCTCGCGCTTCGTCTGGGTGCGCACGCAGTACCAAGCGCTGTGCCCGGCCCCGCTCATTGCCCTAGGAGCCGTTGGATGAGAGGCAACATCACTCCTCCGCGCCGCAGCCAATTGTCCAACCGCTCGATCCGCTCCTCCAGAAACTCGCGCCGTTCGGGATCTTGCTCGCGGGCCGCGACCTCGGCCAGCTTGCCGATCTTCTGCTTCCCGCTCTCGATGTGGGGCCGGACCTGTTCGCGGATAAAGCCGCCCACCAGGCGCTTCAGCTCGACCGCCGGCTCGAAATAGGTGCGGCGTCCACCATTCAACTCCACCTCGCGGACCGCACCGAGCCCCTTCAAGGCCCGGAGCCCCTGGCTGGCGGATCCCTTGCTGATGTCAAGCCGCTCGACCAGATCGTCCAGCGCCAGCGGCACCGGGGAAATGAACAGCAACCCGTAGATTTCCCCGATCGAACGCGGCAATCCCAACACCTTCACCCCATCAACGAATACGTCCACGACGAGGCGCTCCAAGGGATCGAGCGATCCAGTGGAAGGGGCGTCGTCGCGCTCCGATGACTGCGGCATGTGGGCCAACTAGCCCACTCCACGCCAATGTTCAAACTTTATTGAACAAACCCGCCGTGCCAAACATTGGACGGTTCCCGCCGGATCGGCTTGGGTGGCGGCATGGAACTCGACCTGCTCGGCGCGCACGCGGAACGCGCCTATCCGATCCTGGCCTCGCTGGTGTGCCCCCGGCCGATCGCCTGGGTGACGACGCTGAACGCGGATGGCTCGGTCAATCTGGCGCCGTTTTCCTTTTTCAATCTCGTAGGCACTGATCCGCCCCTGCTGATGGTCTGCCCTGGCGATCGTCACGATGGCACTCCCAAGGACACCGCCCTGAACGCGAAAGAGCGCGGCGAATTTGTGGTCCATCTGGTGGACGAGCCGCTGGGCGAAGCCATGAACCGCTCCTCCGCCACCCTGCCCTATGGCGCCAGCGAGGTGGCCAAGGAAGGACTGGAACTGCTCTCCTCCTCCACCATCGCCACGCCACGGCTGGCCGCAGCTCCGGCAGCGCTGGAGTGCAAGGTCCACTCGGTGCAGTTGATCGGGGAAAACCGGATGATCCTCGGCCTGATCCAGCGCGTCCACGTGCGGGAGGACATCTACGAGCCGGACAGCGCCCGCATCCGCGTGAATGCCTATCACCCGGTGGGCCGCATGGCCTCGCCTAACTGGTATTGCACCACCCGCAACCAGTTTGAAATGGTCCGTCCGGCCTGATTTCACCCCTCCTCTCTCCCATTTCGACCTTGGATCTCCTCGCTCCAGACCGCCCCTCGCTCGTCCTCGCCCCGATGCAGGACGTCACCGATCTCCCATTCATGCGGGTGATCGCCCGGCGCGGTGCGCCCGATTGGTTCGTCACCGAATATTTCCGCGTCTATCCGGATTCCCGGCCCGATCCCTACATCCTGCGCTCGATTACGGAGAACAAAACCGACCGACCGGTATTTGCGCAGATGATCGGGCGGGACATCCCCGCCTTGGTCAAGACGGCGGTGGAACTCCAGCGCCATCCGGTGGCCGGGATCGACCTGAACCTGGGTTGCCCGGCTCCGGTGGTGTGCCGCAAGGATGCGGGTGGCGGGCTGCTGCGGAGCCCGGATCAGATCGACGCCATCTTCGGGGCGCTGCGCGAGGTGATTCCCGGTCGTTTCACCGTGAAGACCCGGATCGGCTATCACGATCCGGAGGAGTTTCCCCGGTTGCTGGAGGTTTTTGCCAAGCACGCCATCGACCTGCTGACCATCCACGGCCGCACCGTGGAGGAACGCTATCAAACCCCGGTCCATCCGGACTGCGTGAAGCTGGCGGCCGAAACCCTGCCCTGCCCGGTGATCGCCAACGGCAATGTGGTTAACATACCAACTGGTTTGTCTTATATTCAAAAGACGGGCGCGGCGGGTCTGATGGTGGGTCGTGGCGCGATCCGGAATCCGTGGATTTTCACGCAGCTAAAGGCCGCGTTCGCCGGAGAAGCTGCCATCCAACCAACCAGACGAGACCTTCTGGAATACGCGATGGAGCTGTACGCCGAACTGGCGGCGGAAACGAAGCGTTTCAATCCCCTCGCCCACGTCCAGCGGATGAAAAAGACGATGGTCTATATCACCCAGGGACTGGATCAGGATTTCCACCACCGCATCTGCCGGGCGAAGACCCCGGAGGACTTCGAATCCGCCTGCCGCGATCACCTTGACCACGACGCCCCGCTCCCGGACACACCGCCGGACGACACCAAGCTGTTCTGCGGCTTCGGGGAGTTGGTGAAGTAGCGCGAGGCTCCCGCCTTGCGTGCTTCTGGAGAATCGGACCTGAAAAAGCGTGCCCTAAGGATGACTCGTGACTTCAGCGGCAGCGATCTTGGAGACACACGCAAGGCGGGAGCCTCGCGCTACTAGTTACTCCAGCGCCGATCTCAAATCACTCGCCGCGTTCCGCGCACCGGCATCGGGCACGAAGGTGAAATCATCCTCCGGTTCCACGACGGCGATGGTCGGCAGGGCGGCCTGCGTCTCCGGCGCGGTATCCCGCGGCAATCGCGCGAGCTTTTCCACCGGCTCCGGTTCCGGCAGCACGGCGTTCTCCGCCGCCGCCTTGAGGTCCTCGAACTTGCGGGCGGCGGGCAGCACGCGGCTTTCGAAGGAGGCGACGGCGTTGTTGTAGTTCTGCACCGCGCCATCCAGCGACTTGCCAACCTTCGCGAAGTGTCCGGACAGCGTGCCGAGGCGTTCGTAGAGCGTGCGGCCCATCGCGGAAATCTCGCGCGCGTTCTCGGCCAGCGCCTCCTGACGCCAGCCGTAGGCCACGGCCCGCAGCAGCGCGATCAGCGTGGTCGGCGTCGCGAGGATGACACCATTGTCCACACCGCGCTCGATCAGACCGGGATCATTCTGGAGGGCCGCGGAGAAAAACGACTCACTGGGCAGGAACAGCACCGTGAACTCCGGCGTGTGATCGAACTGCGCGGTGTAGTTCTTCGAGGAAAGCTGGTCGATGTGCGTGCGGACCTGGCGGGTGTGGCGGCGCAGCGCGTCCTCACGGGTGGCGTCATCCGCGGCTTCCAGCGCATCCAGATAGGCATCCATCGGCGTCTTGGAATCGACGACGAGGGTCTTGCCACCGGGCAGCTTCACGATGAGATCCGGGCGCAGGCGCTTGCCCTCATCGGTGGTGGCGGTGTGCTGGGTTTCGAAATCGCAGTGCTCCTGCATGCCGGCCAGTTCGACCACGCGGCGGAGCTGGATTTCCCCCCACTGGCCTCGACCGGTGGGCTGGCGCAACGCCTTCACCAGATTCGCGGTCTCGCGCTGGAGGCCGGACTGGCCTTCGCCGAGCGATTTCACCTGCTGCTGGAGTTCCGCATAGGCGGCCACGCGGGCTTTCTCGATCTCACCGACGCGGAGTTCGAACTTCCCGAGCGATTCCGCCACCGGCTTCACGAGGTTCTCGATGGCGGTCTTCCGCTGCTCGATCTCTCCCTTCGCTTCCTCCGTCTGGGCGCGCAACGAGGTCTTGGCGAGCTGGAGGAACTGTTCAGCGGAGGATTTCAGGGCATCGGCGGAGAGCGCCTTGAAGGTATCGGAAAGGCGCTGCTCGGCGCGGTCGAGAAGCTCTTGTTTCGCTTTGGCCGCTTTCTGCTCTTCTTCCAGACGCGTCTTCAACTCCGCGAGGTGGCTGCGGACGGCGCTGGCCTCCTGATCGTTGAGGGTCGACTCCTCGGTGAGGCGTGCAAGGCGGGCCTCGATTTCGGCCGCGCGGCGTTCCTCGGCCTTCAGACGCTCGGCGGCGGCGGTGTGGCGGCTGTTGGCGGCCAGTTTTGTAATCAGCCAGCCGAGGAAAAGGCCTGCAACGGCGGCGATGATAACGGGCAGATGCTGTTGGAGTTCGGGCGGCATGGCGGATTTTACCTTGCGGGGATTTTTGCCTGCGCTTTGGTTAGGCTGTCCACGCGACAACCGGCGTATCCGCCGCCGCGTCGGAACGCAAACCAAACTCCCGATTCCCATGGCCTTCACGCTTCCCGAACTTGGCTACGCTTACAACGCGCTCGAACCGCACATCGACGCGCGCACGATGGAGATCCATCACAGCAAGCACCACAACGCCTACGTGACCAACCTCAACAACGCGATCGCCGGCAAGGCCGACCTCGAGTCGAAGAGCGCCGAGGATCTCGTCCGCAATCTGGCCGCCGTGCCGGAAGACATCCGCGCTGCGGTCCGCAACAACGGCGGCGGCCACGTGAACCACTCCTTCTTCTGGAAGGTGATCGCCCCCGGCGGTGCCAAGGCTCCGTCCGGTGCGCTCGCCAAGGCCATCGACGATGCCTTCGGTTCCTTCGACGCCTTCAAGGAAGCCTTCGCCAAGGCCGGTGCCACCCGCTTCGGCTCCGGCTGGGCCTGGCTCACCAAGAACGCCGAGGGCAAGCTCTCCGTGAGCTCCTCCGCCAACCAGGACAACCCGATCATGGGCAAGGATTTCGGCGGCAACGGCGAAACCCCGCTGCTCGGCCTCGATGTCTGGGAGCACGCCTACTACCTCAACTACCAGAACCGCCGCCCGGACTACATCGCCGCGTTCTGGAACGTGGTGAACTGGGACGTGGTCGCCGCCAACTACGGTGCCTGATCCACCGGGGGGGGACGTTCTTGTTCCCCTCGCCAGAATCATGATTTCATCCGGCGGGGACAGCGATGTCCCCGCCTTTTTTCATGCCCATGAAACGGCTCCTGCCCAAACTCCTGGCCGCACTGGTGCTGGCGATGCTGACCGTCCTGGCATGGCAGTTTCGTTTCGAGCACTCCGGGCCGCTGCTCACCGGCCCTTTCAAGCCGGGTCTGCCGGGCTGGGAATGGAAAAGCGGGAAGGGCCGTGAAGCCAATCCGGATGAAACCGGCGCGGTGACAATCTCCCGCACCAAAGGGGATGGCGACCCGGCGGTGCTGGTCGAGCACGTGCTGGGCACTCTGGATGACGCGCGGTTCCTCCACATCGAGATGGATGCGAAGTGGGACGACGTGGAGCAGGACGGCGACGTCCGCTGGGCCACGGCGCGGGTGATTCTCTTCGGCAAGCATCCGGATGGCACCACGACCATGCCTCACGATCACGGCCTGATCAGCGCGTATGGCAGTGCCCCATGGCATCATGAAGAAGCAGTTTTCGATCTCGTTCCGAATGGCGGAGAACAACGTCTCTCGCTGGAGCACTGGGGCGTACGCGGCTCGCTGCAACTCCGAAACGTGGAGGTCTCCGTGGTCCGGCAGCGCGCGTGGTTTCTTCCGGCCGCCACCGCTCTGCTGATCGCGTGGGTGCTGTGGGGAACATGGTGGGCGGCTCCTGCTCCCGGACGCTGGAAATGGCTCCGCGCCCTCCTCGCCGGATGCACGCTGGTGGGGGCCACGTGGTTCCTGGTGTTTCCCCAGCCGCGGTTCAGCGCCCGCTCGCTCTCGGGGCAATTCCGGCTTGGTACGGCACTTCCAGTAGTTGCCCCTCCCAAGGCTCCCGAACCTGCGCCACCCCAACCCGTTCCGCCGGTCGCCGTCGTTCCAGCACCAGCACCGCCGCCGGTTTCTCCAGTGGTTCCACCGCCGGTCGCGCCACCCGCACCTCCTGCGATCGTTCCGCCCACGGCCCCGGCTCCCGCACCACCATCGGAGAAACGCGAGGACCGTTTCGTCGATGAAGCGATCCGGCAGTTGCACGACCGCTTCAACTTCCTCCACATCGTCGCCTTCGGAGCCTTCGGGCTGGCGCTGTTCGGATTCGCGCGCCCCGGGCTGTGGCCGATCACCGCGGTGATCGCGTTCGCCTCGGAAGCGCTGCCGAACTACCAACAGCATCAGGCATGGGATCGCGGGGACATCGGCGATCTGCTATCGGATGGCGCGGGCCTGTTGCTCGCGGCACTGGTGGTGATGGCCGTGAGGAAGCGGTGGCGGAAGAGATGCTCTCCAACGGATGATCCGGCCTCCGGAGACTCCACCCCCGGAAAAGCCCTCCCCGGCTGACGCCTCAACTCCTTTTCCGGATCGAGCGGTCTTGGAAAAACCGCGTGAGCACCACCGCCACCAGCGAACCGATCAGGCAGGTGAACATATCCTCCTGCGTATCCCATGGATCACCCTGGGTACCGAGGAACGCTTCCGATGCCTGCGCGGACACCAGTGCGGCGCACCACTCCAGAAGCTCATACACCGCGCTCACCGCCATGCAGAAGCAAACCGTGAGAAACTCCCGCCAACCGCGCCGCGCGATCACGCGGTTCCGGATCATCACCTCGCGGAACAGTACCGCGGGCACGAAGCCCTGCGCGAAATGACCGAGGCGATCGTAATGGTTGCGCTGGAAGCCGAACCAATCCTCCGCCCATTCACCAAGCGGCACCCTCGCATAGGTGTAGTGCCCACCGACGATCAGCAGGATCATGTGCAGGGCGATGCATGTCAGCGCGAAGCTTGAGAAGGACCAGCCCTTGCGCGCGGCAATGAACAACCCGGCCAAACCGATGAACACCGGCGCGGTTTCCATGCCCCACGTCAGCCAGTCGTAAGGACGCCACATCGACCATGCCAAAACGGGCAGGACGCAGGCGAGAAGAGGCAGCAGGCCGGAACGCTTCATTCGTCCAACATCGCACGAAACAGACCGTGCGGAAGCACCATCCGCCAAGGCCGCATTTCTCCAGCAAGCGGGCTGGCCAGCCACCGATCCCCGGGATATGTGTGCCGCGGATGATGGAGATGTTTGAACCGCGGGAGGACGTGCTGGCGCAACTGGAGCGCCTGTGGGAACAAGGGCTCATCCTCCAGGCATGGGAGCTCGCCAAGGAACACGGACCGATGGAGAGGTGGGCACCGGGGCCCGCCCTGCTCGTGGCGGCACGGATCGCATCCACCGCCGGGAACTCCAAGCTCGCCAACGTCTTCGACATCCTCAACTGGCGTGACGACCGGCAGGACCCCGGCCGCTATTTCCAAGCATTGTTTCCCCGGCTCAAGTGGCGCCCTCCGGTGCTGCTGCTGCCGGAGATCCAGGCCATGCTGGAGCAGCGGACACGCCCGATGGAAGACACGGACCGCGCCGATCTCCTCTCATTCAAGTCCTGGGCACTCGGCACGCTCCGCGATTTCGCGGCAGCACATGAAGCAGCCGATGAGGCGATCCGCCTTGTCCCGTCCTCCCCCTGGATCCGCGTGCAGCGGTCGTCCGTCCTCGAGATGGAAGACCGCTACGAGGAAGCGCTGGCCGCAGCCCGTGAGGGCATGCGGATCCGGAAGTTCCATCGTCCCTCGGTGTTGCAAACGGTGGATTGTCTGGTCCACCTCGGCCGTGACGATGAAGCCATCCAACTGCTTCACGAGGCTCACGATGCCACCGAGCTGGGCGCGTTCGCGATGCAACTCCAGGCGCTCTACAGCGAACGCGAGGATCATGAGCGCGGACTGTGGTGCCTGGATGAGGCGGAGCGCCGCATGCCCCTGATCACGAAGGATCTCACCAAGTGGATCGCCGGACGCCGCGCGGACTTCCACTATCTGGCCGATGACATCGATGCCTGCTTGGAATGGTGCGATCGCAAGGGCGAGGGCTTCCAGAAATTCATGGCCGAGAAGCTGAGGCGGCCGGATGCCCGGACGCGCAAGCGCAAGCGCCTGAACGTGCCCTTCATCCGCCAGCACAACATGACCTGTGCGCCCGCGACACTCGCCTCACTGGCGAAGTACTGGGGCAAGGATCACGACCACCTCGCCATCGCCGATGCCATCTGCTACAACGGCACGCCTTGGCACAAGGAGCACGGTTGGGCGGAGACGCATGGCTTCACGGTGCGTGAATTCCGGTTCACCCGCGAGGTGCTCATCGCCCTGATCGATCGCGGCCTGCCCTTCACGCTCACCACCTCCTACGTCACCTCCGCACACCTCCAGGCCTGCATCGGCTATGACGATCGCTCGGACATGGTGCTGCTGCGCGATCCCACCAACCGCCACTACGGCGAGATGTTGATCGACGGCCTGATCGAAGCCCATCCGACACAAGGCCCCCGCTGCATGGTGCTGGTGCCGCAGGAGGAAGCCCACCGGCTCGATGGCATCCTGTTTCCGGATGAAGCGGTGTATGACGCGCATCACCATCTTTCCGTGGCGACCGAACATCACGACCGCTGGAAGGCGGAGGAAGCGGTGTCCACCTTGCGGGCGATCTCACCGGAGCATCCGCTCACGCTGCTCGGAGAAGTGGAGCTGGCCGCCTATCTGGGCCACCGTGCCCGGCAACTGGAATTCACGGACCGCTTGATCGCCCGCTTTCCCAATCATGCGCCGCTCCAGCTCAACCGCCTCGGAGTCCTGCAAATGCTGGGCGACCGCGAGGCCAGCAAGGTTCTCCTGGAAACGATCACCGCGAAGCCCTGCGATCCGATTTTCATCT belongs to Luteolibacter ambystomatis and includes:
- a CDS encoding nucleotide sugar dehydrogenase, yielding MNLQQKLSAKTAVVGVVGLGYVGLPLVLAYARAGFKAVGFDIDPKKPEALHRGESYIKHIPGEHVEEARAAGTLDATTDFRRVSECDAIILCVPTPLDHHFEPDLSYVTDTLESVVPHLREGQAISLESTTYPGTTDEEVVTRVEAAGFKVGTNLFVVYSPEREDPGNPKFSATNIPKVVGGITPACLDAGVALYSAAFEQVVPVSSCKVAELTKLLENIFRAVNIGLVNELKVAADAMDIDIWEVIRAASTKPFGFTPFYPGPGLGGHCIPIDPFYLTWKAREYGVHTRFIELAGEINRSMPKYVIHRAMEALNSRGKAVKGSRVLLLGLAYKANVDDMRESPTFELMDRFLELGAQVDFHDPHVPVVGKTREHMNWAGKESVAWSKEVLGSYDCVVISTNHAAFNLDELAASADLIVDTRNAMAAVATREGQVVKA
- the glf gene encoding UDP-galactopyranose mutase → MADKTHIDFLIVGAGFSGLVMAEQLSNAGWKCVIVDKRDHFGGNAYDRKDEAGVLIHPYGPHYFRTNSPRIVGYLSRFTDWHPVDYTIKSHAAGRYWSFPINLNTFEEWIGRPATTAEFETWLEEHREKIDKPANSEEVIISQVGRDLYELFFEGYTLKQWQRHPRDLDPSVCGRIPIRTNRDDRYLREEFQALPREGYTAMFQRMLESSPGAELHLGVDFEEAKNRWSYTHLVYTGPIDEYFDRCYGPLPYRSLRFEHESFTADELVEREAISGKQGFWQPAMQVNYPEADVPFTRIVEIKHATGQQTDATTIVREFPKAWTPGDEPFYPVPAADAKELYQRYAALAAGEENTTFTGRLATYRYYNMDQVTGMALTEAAKLLERFGVRERA
- a CDS encoding UDP-glucuronic acid decarboxylase family protein, translating into MSVKDSALLRGKTAVVTGGAGFVPSHLVERLLADGLKVIALDNFVTGHRRNIEHLIGNPDFQFIEQDVSESFEIEGPVDFVFHMASPASPIDYVKIPLETLKAGSYASHNALELARVKGATYLVASTSEVYGDPEIHPQPEGYWGNVNPVGVRSCYDEAKRYAEAVTMAYHRAHGVDTKIVRIFNTYGPRMRLDDGRVVPAFIGQALRGEPMTMFGGGGQTRSFCYVSDLVEGIWKLARSNTNDPVNIGNPHEMTIYQFGEAIARHFDIELEVENRPMPPDDPKVRKPDIARAKDVLHWEPVVSFDDGIARTIEYFRGVVATV
- a CDS encoding low molecular weight protein tyrosine phosphatase family protein, whose amino-acid sequence is MLHVLFICSRNRWRSPTAEAVFADHPGIECASAGLSRDAENRLDSETVKWADLIFVMERHHKAKLSSQFRKELTEKRVVCLGIPDHYPFMDPRLVEILKTKVGKLL
- a CDS encoding transcription termination/antitermination NusG family protein; this encodes MRTQTKREHIAAGHLRELEGVEVFCPRLRYRKATRRGKIWWVEPLFPGYLLAKFDLAALERAVTFSQGVRGLVRFGGQIPPVPQGFVDLLQAEITERDTSEGDVLTVAPVIEEGEEVEVATGPLRGMKGTVVSVAPAPERVKVLLEFLGQEQVVDLDLFAILMPRKPRP
- a CDS encoding GbsR/MarR family transcriptional regulator; the encoded protein is MPQSSERDDAPSTGSLDPLERLVVDVFVDGVKVLGLPRSIGEIYGLLFISPVPLALDDLVERLDISKGSASQGLRALKGLGAVREVELNGGRRTYFEPAVELKRLVGGFIREQVRPHIESGKQKIGKLAEVAAREQDPERREFLEERIERLDNWLRRGGVMLPLIQRLLGQ
- a CDS encoding flavin reductase family protein — protein: MELDLLGAHAERAYPILASLVCPRPIAWVTTLNADGSVNLAPFSFFNLVGTDPPLLMVCPGDRHDGTPKDTALNAKERGEFVVHLVDEPLGEAMNRSSATLPYGASEVAKEGLELLSSSTIATPRLAAAPAALECKVHSVQLIGENRMILGLIQRVHVREDIYEPDSARIRVNAYHPVGRMASPNWYCTTRNQFEMVRPA
- a CDS encoding tRNA dihydrouridine synthase, producing the protein MDLLAPDRPSLVLAPMQDVTDLPFMRVIARRGAPDWFVTEYFRVYPDSRPDPYILRSITENKTDRPVFAQMIGRDIPALVKTAVELQRHPVAGIDLNLGCPAPVVCRKDAGGGLLRSPDQIDAIFGALREVIPGRFTVKTRIGYHDPEEFPRLLEVFAKHAIDLLTIHGRTVEERYQTPVHPDCVKLAAETLPCPVIANGNVVNIPTGLSYIQKTGAAGLMVGRGAIRNPWIFTQLKAAFAGEAAIQPTRRDLLEYAMELYAELAAETKRFNPLAHVQRMKKTMVYITQGLDQDFHHRICRAKTPEDFESACRDHLDHDAPLPDTPPDDTKLFCGFGELVK